A stretch of Pogona vitticeps strain Pit_001003342236 chromosome 5, PviZW2.1, whole genome shotgun sequence DNA encodes these proteins:
- the FAM3C gene encoding protein FAM3C isoform X1: MRIAVGAAKLVVAVAVFLLTFYVISQVFEIKMDANLGNLFARSPLDLPIRSTKPPRYKCGTTKACPENHFAFKMASGAANVVGPKICVEDNVLMSGVKNNVGRGINIALVNGKTGEAMDTKYFDMWGGDVAPFIDFLKTIQDGTIVLMATYDDGATKLNEEARKLVAELGSSSIMNLGFRDNWVFCGGKGIKTKSPFEQHIRNNKDTNKYEGWPEVVEMEGCIPQKLD; the protein is encoded by the exons TAGGAGCTGCAAAATTGGTGGTAGCGGTAGCTGTGTTCTTGTTGACGTTTTATGTCATCTCTCAAGtatttgaaataaaaatggatGCCAATCTAGGAAACCTGTTTG CAAGATCACCTCTGGACCTACCTATACGTT cCACGAAGCCCCCAAGATATAAATGTGGTACTACAAAAGCCTGTCCGGAGAATCATTTTGCTTTCAAAATGGCAAGCGGAGCAGCAAATGTAGTTGGACCTAAAATATGTGTGGAAGATAATGT GTTGATGAGTGGAGTTAAAAACAATGTTGGGAGAGGCATTAATATAGCTTTGGTAAATG GGAAAACAGGGGAAGCCATGGACACAAAGTACTTTGATATGTGGGGTGGAG ATGTAGCACCGTTTATTGACTTCCTGAAGACAATTCAAGATGGAACTATTGTACTAATGGCAACCTATGATGACGGTGCCACTAA GCTCAATGAAGAAGCAAGGAAACTAGTTGCTGAATTAGGAAGCTCTTCCATCATGAATCTTGGCTTCAGAGACAACTGGGTTTTCTGTGGTGGGAAAGGGATCAAGACGAAAAGCCCATTTGAACAG cATATTAGAAACAACAAAGATACAAACAAGTACGAAGGGTGGCCAGAAGTTGTGGAGATGGAAGGATGTATCCCACAGAAGCTAGACTGA
- the FAM3C gene encoding protein FAM3C isoform X2 — protein MRIAGAAKLVVAVAVFLLTFYVISQVFEIKMDANLGNLFARSPLDLPIRSTKPPRYKCGTTKACPENHFAFKMASGAANVVGPKICVEDNVLMSGVKNNVGRGINIALVNGKTGEAMDTKYFDMWGGDVAPFIDFLKTIQDGTIVLMATYDDGATKLNEEARKLVAELGSSSIMNLGFRDNWVFCGGKGIKTKSPFEQHIRNNKDTNKYEGWPEVVEMEGCIPQKLD, from the exons GAGCTGCAAAATTGGTGGTAGCGGTAGCTGTGTTCTTGTTGACGTTTTATGTCATCTCTCAAGtatttgaaataaaaatggatGCCAATCTAGGAAACCTGTTTG CAAGATCACCTCTGGACCTACCTATACGTT cCACGAAGCCCCCAAGATATAAATGTGGTACTACAAAAGCCTGTCCGGAGAATCATTTTGCTTTCAAAATGGCAAGCGGAGCAGCAAATGTAGTTGGACCTAAAATATGTGTGGAAGATAATGT GTTGATGAGTGGAGTTAAAAACAATGTTGGGAGAGGCATTAATATAGCTTTGGTAAATG GGAAAACAGGGGAAGCCATGGACACAAAGTACTTTGATATGTGGGGTGGAG ATGTAGCACCGTTTATTGACTTCCTGAAGACAATTCAAGATGGAACTATTGTACTAATGGCAACCTATGATGACGGTGCCACTAA GCTCAATGAAGAAGCAAGGAAACTAGTTGCTGAATTAGGAAGCTCTTCCATCATGAATCTTGGCTTCAGAGACAACTGGGTTTTCTGTGGTGGGAAAGGGATCAAGACGAAAAGCCCATTTGAACAG cATATTAGAAACAACAAAGATACAAACAAGTACGAAGGGTGGCCAGAAGTTGTGGAGATGGAAGGATGTATCCCACAGAAGCTAGACTGA